In the Deltaproteobacteria bacterium genome, AATCCGCCGACGAACTTCATCTACATGCGCTTCGCCAAGCTCGAATTCTATCCCGGCGCGCACGGCCCGGTGGCGATTATCCCGAGCGAAGTCAATGTCGAAGTCGTGCGCATCGATCCGGCGATCGATGTCATCGTCGGTGTCAATCCCAAGATCTTCAAACTCGCCGAAGGCTTCAAATTCACCGAAGGTCCGATCTGGGTGCGCGACGGCGCGTATCTGCTGTTCAGCGATCCCAACAGCAACATCATCTACAAGTACAGCAAGGACGGACAGCTCTCGGTGTTCCGCCAGCCCAGCGGCTACGACGGCGCCGACATCGCCGAGTACGGTCAGCCGGGATCGAATGGACTCACGCTCGACAAGCAAGGGCGGCTGACGATCAACGAGCACGGCAATCATCGCGTCACGCGTCTCGAAAGGAACGGCCAGCTCGTCGTGCTCGCGGATCGCTACGACGGCAAGCGGCTGAACAGTCCGAACGACCTCGTCTACAAGTCCGACGGCGCGCTGTACTTCACCGACCCGCCATTCGGGCTGCCAAAGTTCTTCGACGATCCACGCAAGGAATTGCCGTTCAGCGGCGTCTTCCGTATTGCCGACGGCAAGCTGCAACTGGTCAGCAAAGATCTCAAGGGGCCCAACGGTCTCGCCTTCTCGCCCGATGAGAAGTATTTCTACCTCACCGATTGGGATGAACAGAAGAAGGTGGTCATGCGCTACGAAGTGAAGGCAGACGGTACGCTGGCGAATGGCGAG is a window encoding:
- a CDS encoding SMP-30/gluconolactonase/LRE family protein encodes the protein MRFAKLEFYPGAHGPVAIIPSEVNVEVVRIDPAIDVIVGVNPKIFKLAEGFKFTEGPIWVRDGAYLLFSDPNSNIIYKYSKDGQLSVFRQPSGYDGADIAEYGQPGSNGLTLDKQGRLTINEHGNHRVTRLERNGQLVVLADRYDGKRLNSPNDLVYKSDGALYFTDPPFGLPKFFDDPRKELPFSGVFRIADGKLQLVSKDLKGPNGLAFSPDEKYFYLTDWDEQKKVVMRYEVKADGTLANGEVFFDMTSAPGDDALDGVKVDQQGNLYVSGPGGLWVLSPAGKHLGTIIAPKHVHNMAWGDEDAKTLYLCGRSALYRMRLNIAGVRP